Below is a genomic region from Altererythrobacter sp. Root672.
GAAGCCCGAATGGACCAGCACGCCCTCGCCGGCTTCTGCCTCGGTCAGCGGCGCATCGGCTTCGGCCGCCGAAGCGGCGACCACGCGAATGATCGGCAGCTCGTATTTGGTGGCGAACTCGAAGTCGCGCTGGTCGTGGCCCGGCACGGCCATGATCGCGCCGGTGCCGTAGTCCATCAGCACGAAGTTGGCGATGTAGACCGGCAGCCGCTTGTTCGGATCGAACGGATGGACCGCCCCGATGCCGGTGTCGAAGCCGAGCTTCTCGGCGGTTTCGAGCTCGGCCGCTGTAGTCCCGCCAGCGCGGCACTTCTCGATGAACTTGGCCGCATCGCAGTTGGTCTGCGCGACAGCCTCGGCCAGCGGATGATCGGGCGCGACCGCAACGAAGCTGGCGCCGAAGATCGTGTCCGGGCGCGTCGTGTAGACGTCGAGCGTATCGCCGTTGGTCAGGTCGAAGCGGAACTGCAGGCCCTGGCTCTTGCCGATCCAGTTCTCCTGCATCAGCCGGACTTTCTCCGGCCAATGTTCGAGCGTGCCGAGGCCGTCGAGCAAGTCCTGCGCGAAGTCGGTGATCTTGAGGAACCACTGGTTGAGCTGGCGCTTCTCGACCACCGCGCCCGAACGCCAGCCGCGCCCGTCGACGACTTGTTCGTTGGCCAGCACGGTCTGGTCGACCGGATCCCAGTTCACCGCGCTCTGGCGGCGATAGACCAGGCCGCCTTCGTACATGTCGATGAACAGCGCTTGCTCGTGCCCGTAGTACTCGGGATCGCAAGTGGCGATCTCGCGGCTCCAGTCGAGCGCGAAGCCGAGGCGTCGGAGCTGGGCCTTCATCGTGGCGATGTTCTGGTAGGTCCACCCGGCCGGGTGCACGCCTTGTTCCATGGCGGCGTTTTCGGCCGGCATGCCGAACGCGTCCCAGCCCATCGGGTGCAGCACTTCATGCCCGGTCATGCGCTTGTAGCGGGCGAGCACGTCACCCATCGTGTAGTTGCGCACGTGGCCGATGTGGATGCGCCCCGAAGGATAGGGGAACATCTCGAGCACGTAGCTCTTGGGCCGATTGCTGTCGCTGTCGGCCTCGAAGCAGCGCGCTTCGTCCCAGGCACGCTGCCAGCGTCCGTCGGCGTGCGACGGATCGAAGCGCTGCTCGGTCATGGTGTGGTTCCTAAATTAGTCCGGAAATCAGGCGGTCATCCAGCCGACGCGGCGCGGCGCAAATCGCGTGCCTTGGTCAGGATGATGTCCTCGAGCTTCTGCACGGTCGCCGCCTGCACAGGCGCTTCGACCCAGGTTCCGCCCTGCTGAACCTGGCGGCTCGCCGCGATGCGCAGCGCGTCGGCGCGCAGATCCTGGTCGAGGATCGAGACCGAAACCTTGACCCGCTCATTCGGGTTCTGCGGATTGGAATACCAGTCCGTCACAATCACTCCGCCCGAGCTGTCGGCCTGCGTCAGCGGCATGAACGACAGCGTCTCGAGGCTGGCGCGCCAGAGGTAGGAATTCACCCCGATATAAGTGACTTGCGAAGCCGCGAGGTCAGCCTTGGGCTTCTCTTGGGTCATGCCGCAGGCCGCTAGGCCGAGCGCCAGTGCGCCGAGCGTCAGGCCGCGAGCGCAAGCCTGGACAGAATCCCGGCGAAGATACGTGACGGTGGTGGTCTGCAATGCCATTCTCGGTCCTAAATCCAGCTACGGGCCCGCGTGATCCGAGTGCGCTCTATAGCCCGTGATGGGCAAGCGGCAAGGTGCCACGCGTGTCTCCTGAACAAGGACATCGGCCCGTGAACGCGAGCTTAATCCTTCGCGTCTGCGTTAAGCTATTGTTGAGCCTCTGCAACACTCTGCGAAAAGCGGCGCCAAGGGGTTGCTC
It encodes:
- a CDS encoding DUF3576 domain-containing protein, translated to MALQTTTVTYLRRDSVQACARGLTLGALALGLAACGMTQEKPKADLAASQVTYIGVNSYLWRASLETLSFMPLTQADSSGGVIVTDWYSNPQNPNERVKVSVSILDQDLRADALRIAASRQVQQGGTWVEAPVQAATVQKLEDIILTKARDLRRAASAG